In Deinococcota bacterium, the genomic window GGCCACCTCCAAGCCGTCGGCCCTCACCTCCCCCACATCAAGCCGTGGCTCGCGAAAAAGACCAGCAGGCTCAAGCCCAGCAGGACGCGGCGCCCGAGCCGCTCCGCCGGGGGGTCGCTGAGCACGCGCAGCCTCGTCTTGGGCCCCGACGCCCGAAAGGCGCGCGCGTCCAGGACCGCCGCCCGCGCCTGCGCCTCCTGCAAGGCGCCCAGGACGAGCGGCCCGAGCAGCGGCACAAGCGCCCGCGCGCGCCCCAGCAGACCAGCCCTCAGCCTCAGGCCCCGCGCCTGCTGCGCCTCTAGGATGTCACCGGCCTGCGCGCTCAGGCGCGGCAGGAGAAGCAGCGCCGCCAGCATCACGTAGCCGAGCTCGCGCGGCCAGCCCGCCTCAGCGAGCGCCAGCACCAGGTCGGCCGGGTGGGTGCTCAAGGTGACGAGGAGTATGGCGCCCACCACGACGAGCAGCCGTCCGCCCACCACGGCCGCGAAGCGCAGGCCCTCGAGCTTGAGCTCGAGCGGCCCGAACGCCACCAGCACCTCCCGCGCGCCGGGAAAGAAAAAGCCCTGCACGAGCAGCAGCGACAAGAAGAGCGGCCCGAGCACCAAGAGCAGGCGTCGC contains:
- a CDS encoding energy-coupling factor transporter transmembrane protein EcfT; the protein is MTGYGLYRPGRGTLHRLHPRSKASLVLAVLLLAFAPWQRLPWGLAWALLWPLTLLGLLAGLAWLGGRGLLSVWARRLLLVLGPLFLSLLLVQGFFFPGAREVLVAFGPLELKLEGLRFAAVVGGRLLVVVGAILLVTLSTHPADLVLALAEAGWPRELGYVMLAALLLLPRLSAQAGDILEAQQARGLRLRAGLLGRARALVPLLGPLVLGALQEAQARAAVLDARAFRASGPKTRLRVLSDPPAERLGRRVLLGLSLLVFFASHGLMWGR